Proteins co-encoded in one Uloborus diversus isolate 005 chromosome 9, Udiv.v.3.1, whole genome shotgun sequence genomic window:
- the LOC129230203 gene encoding speckle-type POZ protein-like, producing MSKSLIIHFPTPEKSCSELIHKESSFDVIIKIGNQEILAHKLALRTSSAVFDAMFEHNMKENLHSSIEITDMSASTMRCMLFYMYHGYVPPMSFNAAYCLYHAADKYLLLELKQFCVNVMNHTLTLETLRDVALTSEFFQDDSLKYSILRLFSELGHENVISSPQWQALEAEKPDLANDIKDTFAISQDRYTRYNCRSDYDVVADETETNSAIP from the coding sequence AGTCCCTGATAATTCATTTTCCTACTCCTGAGAAAAGCTGCAGCGAACTGATACACAAAGAGAGCTCTTTTGATGTCATCATTAAAATAGGAAACCAGGAGATTTTAGCCCATAAGTTAGCTTTAAGGACATCATCAGCTGTATTCGACGCCATGTTCGAACATAATATGAAGGAAAATTTACACAGTAGCATCGAAATAACTGATATGAGTGCTTCTACTATGCGGTGCATGCTGTTTTACATGTACCACGGATATGTACCCCCGATGTCTTTCAACGCAGCTTACTGTTTGTACCACGCAGCAGACAAATACTTGCTTTTGGAGCTGAAGCAGTTTTGTGTGAATGTCATGAATCATACTTTGACCCTTGAAACTCTTCGAGATGTTGCCTTGACGTCAGAATTCTTCCAAGACGattctttaaaatattctatTCTTCGACTATTTTCTGAGTTAGGTCATGAAAATGTGATATCCAGTCCCCAGTGGCAGGCTTTAGAGGCGGAAAAACCGGATTTAGCCAACGACATTAAAGATACATTTGCAATTAGTCAAGATCGGTATACACGATACAACTGCAGAT